The Candidatus Methylomirabilota bacterium nucleotide sequence CCGAAAGACGCCGGGAGCGGCGCACGATGGACAGGGCTCGCCGGGCTTGACGGGACGGCCGAGCTCTTCGTGATGAAAGCAACGCTTGCAGAAGATCTCGGCCATGGGCTCGAGATTACGTTGTCCAGCGGGACAGCGCGCCTTCCGATCTCGCGGTGAGCAGGCGCCAGGAGTTGTCGTTTCTCGACGTCAGGCAGCACGCCAGGCCGCGCGACGTCGCCCAGCGCTCGACCTCTGCGCGCGGCAGATATTGCGCGAGCTGCGGGACCAAGTGGTCGTAGACGATGTGCTCGAGGTACTCGCGCGGATACTTCGTCAGGTGCCGGGTGTACGCGTCATACGGAAACGACGTCGGCTCCGGGAAGAGCTTCGTGAACGCCCGCGCCCCGAGCGCCAGCGGGATCGTCAGCGCCTTCGACAGCGCGTACAGTGCCGCGTCCGGCATCCGGCTCGTGACCAGGCGTCGCAGCGGCGTGATCACGTTCTCGATCCACTCGTTGTTCTCTTTGCCGTAGACCCACACGCTCAGCGCGCCGTCCTCTTTGACGACGTCGAGCAGCGCCGCAAAGGCCCCCTCGGGATCGGGCGTGTGGTGCACGACCCCGATCGAGTAGCACACGTCGAACGCGCGCTTCGGCAACGGCAACGAGAAGATGTCGGCGCGCATCACGTGCACGTTCTTGAGGTGCCGCGTGTTCGCGTACGCCGTATGGGCGACATCCGAGTAGTCGAAGCCGATGAGCGCTCCCGGCGCGTTCGGCGCAGCCGTCGCCAGCCAGCGCCCCATACCGCAGCCGGCGTCGAGCACGCTGCGACCCGCGAAGAGCTCCGGCTGCAGCGGCGCTACCCAATCACGGAAGAGCTCATCGTTGAGCGCCGGCTGCGCGATGATCACGTCGCTGTAGCGCTTCCAGTTCGTCAAAAAGCCGCCCGTCGTCTGCTCGACCGGCCCGTTTCTCGATGCGCCGCGAACGAAGTCGGGCACGCCGTCGACGACGGGCCACTGCTTGCCGCACGCGGAGCACGTGAGCGTGCCCGCGACGATGTGCGCGCCGTCGCGCCGAGTGCTGTACACAGCAAGCGCGACCTCGCAGAACGGACACTGCAGATACTCGAGGAGCGCGTCGCGCATGGCTAATTCGACGGTCGATACATCTCGGGCGTTTCGTACTCGAGATCTCGCACTCCGTCACATGCCGCCTCGCGATCGAGTGACCCGCGGAGGCAGCAAACGTCGCGACTGGCCGGCGGCGGTGCCTCGGCGGGCCGCGGACCAGGGTCACGCACGGGGCTCGCCCTCTCCTCCCTAGTCCGAGGTGCGTCTGCGCGCGATGCTATCACCGGGCCACCGCCGCCTCACGCCGCGATGTAATACGAGTCGTCAAGCGTCTCAAGGAGCCTCTGAACATTGCGTGGATCGTTCTGGGATTCGCGTCCAGCGTGACCAGGATTGGATCGTGCGAGTGAGCGAACCCCGCCAGGGCCCGCGACTCAGTGAGGCGCGCGTGGAGCCGCTCCACGGAGACCCGCTCGTTAAAGACGGGCAAGACGACCGGGACGCCCGCGGGCTCAGCCACGGCGCGTGCGCTCCTCATCCACCGCCTCGCAACGCACGACGTAGCGGATCGGGAGCCAGCGGAACGGCACGCCCTCGACGCGCGTCACCCTGAGGCCGGCGGGCATCAGCGCGAGGAAGCTCCCGAGGTCGAAGGTGTGGAGGTGCCACTCGTCGTCCATCCGCTCGGGCATGGCGTAGTCGCCCGCGCGCGCGCGCATCAGGAGGCCGTAGAGCCCGCTCCGGTGGAGCACCGCCTTCAGCCGGTTGATCAGCCGCTCGTTCGGGACCGAGACGACCGCGACGCCGTGCGGCTTCACGATGCGCCACATCTCGGCGAGCGCCCCGGCGGGTGACGGGACGTGCTCGAGCACCTCCGAGCAGTAGACCCGGTCCCACGCGCCCGTCCGGAAGGGCAGCTGCTCGGCGTCGCCCTGGACGAGGACGTCGTGCCGGCCGAGGCGCTTCGCCGCCTTCGCGAGCAGCGCTTCCGCGAGGTCGAGCCCGAAGCCCCGGCCCGCGGGCAGCGCCGCCATGAGATGGCCGGCGCCGCAGCCGACCTCGAGGACGCGGTCGCCGAGCCGGGGCGCGAGCAGCGCGAAGATGCGGCGCACGCGCTTCCGCTCGATGTAGCGGACGATGGGGCTCGGGTGACTGTGGAACCGCTCGACGTCGTACTTCGCCGCCATCGCGTCGTTCCACGCCTTGAACTCGGCGCGGTCGCGGAAACCGGACCCGCTCATCGCCCGGCGGTCCTCGGCCGCGCGAGCTTGTAGATCTCCGCATCCTCGATCCGCTCGACCAGGGCGTAGCCGTTGCGCAGGGCCTGTTCCCTCCACCACGACCGCTCGGACTCCGAGTTCTCGATCAGGTTGCCGACGACGACCACGTCCACCGCATGCCGCTGGAGGTTCGCGAGCAGTTCGCGCGGGGACATGAAGTTGAACTTCTTGATCTCCCGCTCGGTCATGACGCCGGCGAAGCCGATCGTGAAGTGGTTTTCCATCTTGGGGAAGATCCGGGCCCGGGTCTCCACGAAGTAACCGGGCCAGGGGGCCATGACGAAGGGATGCCCGGGCTCGATCTCGCGGTCGATCGCTCGTCCGACGGCGCGGATGGCGGGGATCGACCAGCTGCGCGCCTCGCCCTCGTACCGGAGCCAGTAGATGTCGCGTCCGCTCGAGGTGAAGCGGTAGAAGTCGATCGGCGAGACGAGGATGTACGCGGCGAGCACGACGGCGCCGAGCCGCCTGAGCCCGGCGCCCGCGCCCTCGGCCGCGAGCGTCGCGACGAACACGACGACGTCGACGATCAGGAACGGAACGGCCATCGAGAGGTACTGCGTGTACGTCGGGG carries:
- a CDS encoding methyltransferase domain-containing protein, producing the protein MRDALLEYLQCPFCEVALAVYSTRRDGAHIVAGTLTCSACGKQWPVVDGVPDFVRGASRNGPVEQTTGGFLTNWKRYSDVIIAQPALNDELFRDWVAPLQPELFAGRSVLDAGCGMGRWLATAAPNAPGALIGFDYSDVAHTAYANTRHLKNVHVMRADIFSLPLPKRAFDVCYSIGVVHHTPDPEGAFAALLDVVKEDGALSVWVYGKENNEWIENVITPLRRLVTSRMPDAALYALSKALTIPLALGARAFTKLFPEPTSFPYDAYTRHLTKYPREYLEHIVYDHLVPQLAQYLPRAEVERWATSRGLACCLTSRNDNSWRLLTARSEGALSRWTT
- a CDS encoding methyltransferase domain-containing protein, whose product is MSGSGFRDRAEFKAWNDAMAAKYDVERFHSHPSPIVRYIERKRVRRIFALLAPRLGDRVLEVGCGAGHLMAALPAGRGFGLDLAEALLAKAAKRLGRHDVLVQGDAEQLPFRTGAWDRVYCSEVLEHVPSPAGALAEMWRIVKPHGVAVVSVPNERLINRLKAVLHRSGLYGLLMRARAGDYAMPERMDDEWHLHTFDLGSFLALMPAGLRVTRVEGVPFRWLPIRYVVRCEAVDEERTRRG